gaatcatagagcgtGTTCTGTTAAAGTTATATCTTgattcttaaacttggtcataagttgttgaaattgcctattttgttatttgtcttatcttgtgaatctgagaccttgttttgtgaatctcaaaccttatcttgtgaatctcagaccttgttcagtgaatcttagggcttgttctatGAAACTTGGtcatggtttaaaatcatctatcagtctcttaatttgtgaatctcagaccttatcttgtaaatctcagaccttgttcagtgaatcttagctcttgttctgtgaaacttggtcctggtttaaaatcatctattttgctcttaatttgtgaatctcagaccttatcttgtgaatctcagaccttgttcagtgaatcttagcgcttgttctgtgaaacttggtcgtggtttaaaatcatttattttggtcttaattttgtgaatctcagaccttatcttgtgaatctcagaccttgttcagtgaatctttgggcttgttatgtgacacacaaagctaatattcttaaacttggtcataagttgttgaaattgcctatATTGTTATTTCTATTATCAcgtgaatctgagaccttgtttagtgaatcttagagcttgattTGTGACCAAAGATCTCTGACAATAGATAATGTGGATTTTTTGACTTGCAGCCGTGTTCAAAAAAGCAAGACATCgcttttgcatgtggcacattatgAAGAAAGTAACAGACAAGGTTGCAAGCACAATTTGCAAAGAGACTGATTTCTTAAGTCGTCTGAACAATGTTGTCTGGAGTGAATACTTGGAGCCTGAGGAATTTGAAGAGAATTAGGCTAAGGTCATTAGCGAGTTTTCGTTAGAAGAGAATAAATGGTTGACTGACAAGTTTGCGGAACGAGATCAGTggatacccgcttatttcaggaatgtgccgatgggcaacattttaaaaaccacacaaagatcagagagttcgaatagcttcttcaagagatttgaaaataaatatgggactcttgtagaattttggatgagatttgagagtgccatGGACCAACAAAGGCACAATCTAAAGCTTCTTGAAGCACAGAGCCACAACTCAATGCCTGAAACCCTATTCGGGTCAAACTGGGAGGCCCATACAGTGAAGGTCTATACACATGAAGTGTTCTTTAATTTCCAAGAGGAGGTAAAATTTTCGGTAAATGCGTGTAGTGTTTGTGGATACACCCCACCAGATCCAGTAACTAACTTTGAAGTTTCAGTTGTTGAGAACGCGAACAAGCGAATTAGATATGcagttgagtacaataggagaacaatggatgtccgttgtgcatgtaaattgtttgaaaggaaaggtatcttatgcaaccacatcatttggatttgctcgggaaagtttaaggaaattcctgagaaatacattttgcgttggtggagtaagaatgcactcagaaacccggtttatgatttgaatggaAATCTAATGGAAAACAATGATCTTACTGGTAATAGTAAGTTTTGAATGTCTTGGGTGTGGTCTGAGATTTACGCAACTGTTGGTAtgctcaaaagaaaagaagaagagtcagatatgagagagtttgccaagttaataaaagaattccgagagaagttggagccaaacccaaagcctttgacCAAAGAACAAGAATTGGAGGCCCTTCTCAACTGCAAGGCTCCAAAAGAAATCAAGATCTTACCACCTAAAGTCTCTAGAAACAAAGGAAGTGGTAAAAGGATGGTAAGCGGCAAAAATAAGGCAATTATGaaggcaaaaaaaccaaaaaggtTGTGTGCTAAATGTAAACGCATGTCACACCACGATAAAAGAAATTGTCCAAATGAGTTTGCAGAGCATCCTCCTGAGAATTAACTATGTATAATTCTACTCTTGTCTTTCCATTTTAGTGTTGCTTGAAAACGCAGCCCTTATCatgtgaatctcagagcttgttcagtgaatcttagggcttgttctgtgaaacttggttgTGTTTAAAATCATCTAATTTGCACTTAactttgtgaatcttagaccttatcttgtgaatctcagaccttgttcagtgaatctaacggcttgttttgtgaaacttggtcgtggtttaaaatgaTCTAATTTGCTCAACTttatgaatctcagaccttatcttgtgaatgtcAGACCTTTTGCTCAACTCATTGACAATGTCAAACTTGGTCGTCGTTTAAAATCATCTACTTTACAActcaaatatctttacaagagttgatgaagGCAACAATATTTACAACttcaaatatctttacaagagttgaaATATCTTTATAAATTAGCTCAAATTAGCTACATAAATCACATAAGTCACAAATTAGCTCAAATTAGCtacaactatcaaatatctttacaagagttgatgaagGCAACGATCTTTACAGGAGCCTCGACCCACTTTTTCATATTATGACTTCACGGACAATTGTCTTCTTTAATTAAACACCTATACAACAAAAAACAAGTACAATCGACTTATTTACGAAATATTCGCCAAAGTTATGAAGAAatgaacttcacatcatttttaagacaatgaAGTGTACCTTTATAGTATTTTTATCCCATCTAAGTAGTTCAAAGATGATCGATTTTCGATATTGTGCCAATTTCTGCCAAGAGTGACATATATTAATGAAGTATAAAGACAACGAACctatctttatttggtgaatatcaAACCTTGTTTTGTAAATCTCAAAGCTTGTCCAacgaatctcagaccttgttgattttaaaccacttataatgaccaagtttcacaaaaaaaaagctctgaagattcactgaacaatgtctgagattcagAAGATAAACCTTTATTTTCGTATACTAATGAACTTACCTCATAATATTCACTTTTGGTCCATAAACTATCATCGTCCAAGGCACTCAACCACTTCAACAGAAAAACTCCACAATCATAACTAGACAAAAAAAACAGTAAatggtttaaaatcaacaagctcaaaataataactattgatctgttaacaaaaggaaaaagatacATGCTTACGTACCTTGTTTTTTGTTGAGGGACTTTGACATTGACAAATTCGttcatgtgcatgaactccaaaGAATTATATGACCCTCCCAAAATAGCTGAAACATGATGTACCTAAAAAAGAAAAGGCAACAACaagatcaaaatatattttggagtatacttttaaaagaaaaggcaataagaatattttggaaaaaaaaatcatacaatctcttTGGCATGCTTGTTGTCAGGATCCACATTAACAGCCATGCATGAGTCAAGGATGAAATTTTTTGCCTGCTTTATATCACAGACACAAGCCCACCAATGCATCGACTCCGTGTTACTATGCAAAGGGATAAAAACCTGAGATAATAAATGTCCagaattcacaaaacaaggtcaaggAGTTCACataataaggtccaggattcacaaaacaaggtccaggattcacgaattaagttcacaaaacaaggtccagcattcacaaataagttcacaaaataatctccaagattcacaaaataaggtccaggattcacgaaataaggtccaggattcacaaaacaagttcacaaaacaaggtccaggattcacgaaataaggtccaggattcacaaaacaagttccaggattcacgaaataaggtctaggattcacaaaataagctccaagattcacaataCAAGTTCAAAAAATaatctccaagattcacaaaaataaggtccaggattcacaaaacaagttccaggattcacaaagtaaggtccaggattcacaaaataagctccagGATTCACAATACAAGTTCAAAAAATaatctccaagattcacaaaaataaggtccaggattcacaaaacaagttccaggattcacaaaataaggtccaggattcacaaaataagcttcAAGATTCACAATACAAGTTCAAAAAATAAGCTCCATGATTCacaaataaggtccaggattcacaaatatctGACCTTGTCGATATGGCTACCAGCACT
The Silene latifolia isolate original U9 population chromosome 11, ASM4854445v1, whole genome shotgun sequence genome window above contains:
- the LOC141613689 gene encoding ubiquitin-like-specific protease ESD4, which codes for MVSTPWMNVTREALHSLGPTGLIMDEVIDIFGIKCTFNRRNLFYLPTTIFSLHRENNPEIWAAHIKDSYTPSAGSHIDKVFIPLHSNTESMHWWACVCDIKQAKNFILDSCMAVNVDPDNKHAKEIVHHVSAILGGSYNSLEFMHMNEFVNVKVPQQKTSYDCGVFLLKWLSALDDDSLWTKSEYYEKLAQYRKSIIFELLRWDKNTIKVFN